From Weissella confusa, a single genomic window includes:
- the queA gene encoding tRNA preQ1(34) S-adenosylmethionine ribosyltransferase-isomerase QueA: MTEQHYTLEDFDYDLPHELIAQTPLKQRDGSRLLELNAETGEVHDRHFYDILDYLNPGDALVMNNSRVLPARLYGERPGTGGHVEVLLLRQDHGDVWETLVKPAKKYPVGQEIVFGDGALKAVVTEELEHGGRMIEFKYDGIFLEILESLGEMPLPPYIKEKLDDKERYQTVYSKVNGSAAAPTAGLHWTPELLQKAADKGVKLVELTLHVGLGTFRPVEEENIEDHKMHSEFYQLSAEAAQTLNDVKANGGRIVATGTTSIRTLETIGSKFNGELREDSGWTDIFIKPGYKWTVVDAFITNFHLPKSTLVMLVAAFTGRENILNAYQHAISEGYRFFSFGDAMYVHK; encoded by the coding sequence ATGACAGAACAACACTATACACTTGAAGATTTTGATTATGATTTGCCACATGAGTTGATTGCACAAACGCCATTGAAGCAACGCGACGGGTCACGTTTGTTGGAATTGAATGCAGAAACGGGTGAAGTCCACGATCGTCACTTCTATGATATTTTGGATTACCTAAATCCTGGGGATGCGTTGGTTATGAATAACTCACGTGTTTTGCCAGCACGTCTTTATGGTGAGCGCCCAGGAACTGGTGGTCACGTAGAAGTCTTGTTGTTGCGCCAAGATCATGGTGATGTCTGGGAGACGTTGGTCAAGCCAGCTAAGAAGTACCCAGTCGGTCAGGAAATTGTCTTTGGTGACGGTGCGTTGAAGGCAGTGGTCACTGAAGAACTTGAACACGGTGGCCGTATGATTGAGTTCAAGTACGATGGTATCTTCTTGGAGATTTTGGAATCACTTGGTGAAATGCCATTGCCACCATATATTAAAGAGAAGCTAGATGATAAGGAACGTTATCAAACGGTCTACTCAAAGGTTAATGGATCAGCTGCAGCACCAACGGCTGGTTTGCACTGGACACCAGAGCTATTGCAAAAGGCTGCTGATAAGGGTGTTAAGTTAGTTGAATTGACGTTGCACGTTGGTTTGGGAACGTTCCGTCCAGTTGAAGAAGAGAACATCGAGGATCACAAGATGCACTCAGAGTTCTACCAATTGTCAGCTGAGGCAGCCCAAACGCTGAACGACGTGAAGGCCAATGGTGGGCGTATTGTGGCAACCGGTACGACATCTATCCGTACTCTTGAGACGATCGGTTCAAAGTTTAATGGTGAACTACGCGAAGACTCAGGTTGGACGGATATCTTTATCAAGCCTGGTTATAAGTGGACGGTTGTTGATGCGTTCATTACAAACTTCCACTTGCCAAAGTCAACTTTGGTGATGTTGGTTGCTGCGTTTACGGGTCGTGAGAACATCTTGAACGCCTACCAACACGCTATTTCTGAAGGTTATCGCTTCTTTAGTTTTGGGGATGCGATGTACGTTCACAAGTAG
- the ade gene encoding adenine deaminase has protein sequence MTVTADWHITNAKVLDVFNQKFVETDLWVTGDKIVFLGTPATGVATQTYDAQGQYVIPGLIDAHMHVESTTLAPTTLASVFMDHGITRAFIDPHEIASVAGAPAIQYMLDEAGRTPFHYHVMLPSSVPATNFERTGAALHAADLKPFYDHPDVGGLAEVMDYPAVANADPDMMQKIADALAAHKTVDGHGAGLTPEQIADYRNVGIDTDHEAVNAQEAAERAALGMHILIREGTVEQDELAILPAINAQNQRQFSFATDDKTAVDIAENGGVDHSVRVAMNAGMAPELALTMATLNAAEAHHLTNVGALTAGYVADLVVVEDLKTLEPTRTMVSGEWIDEHEPVQPRPFATNLMNVSLTEADLALPLKTGRAHVIDVKPFHIDTEHSVVDVPMNGDHEFLPNAEFAKITVAERYHDLGNGVGIIRGLGIREGAVGTTFSNDSHNVVIAGASDEAIVQAADALREIGGGMVVVNGQGDVTALPLEIGGLMTTASVETTVAKTRELHAKISQLCNVDFDVFQTLSFMALPVIPSLKITDQGLFDFDTWSFIGIDAE, from the coding sequence ATGACAGTAACAGCAGATTGGCATATCACGAATGCTAAAGTACTTGATGTTTTTAATCAAAAATTCGTTGAGACGGATCTTTGGGTGACAGGTGACAAAATTGTTTTCTTGGGTACACCAGCGACTGGTGTTGCCACGCAAACGTATGATGCACAAGGTCAATACGTGATTCCAGGTTTGATTGACGCACACATGCACGTTGAAAGCACGACTTTGGCGCCGACAACCTTGGCGAGCGTCTTTATGGACCATGGGATTACCCGTGCTTTCATTGATCCACATGAAATTGCGAGTGTGGCCGGTGCGCCAGCTATCCAATATATGTTGGATGAGGCCGGGCGTACGCCATTCCACTATCATGTGATGTTGCCATCATCAGTGCCGGCTACTAACTTTGAGCGTACTGGTGCAGCGCTGCATGCGGCTGACTTAAAGCCGTTCTACGATCATCCAGATGTCGGTGGATTGGCTGAAGTAATGGATTACCCAGCGGTCGCTAATGCGGATCCAGATATGATGCAGAAAATCGCCGATGCGTTGGCTGCACATAAAACGGTTGATGGACACGGTGCTGGGCTAACACCTGAACAAATTGCGGATTACCGTAATGTGGGCATTGATACTGATCACGAAGCGGTGAATGCACAAGAAGCTGCTGAACGAGCAGCCCTAGGCATGCACATTTTGATTCGCGAAGGAACGGTTGAACAAGATGAATTGGCAATCTTGCCAGCTATCAATGCGCAAAATCAGCGTCAGTTCTCATTTGCAACTGACGATAAGACGGCAGTGGATATTGCAGAAAATGGTGGGGTTGATCACAGTGTACGGGTTGCGATGAACGCGGGGATGGCACCTGAACTGGCGTTGACAATGGCAACGTTGAACGCGGCCGAAGCACATCACCTTACTAATGTTGGTGCATTGACGGCTGGATATGTGGCCGACTTGGTTGTGGTTGAGGATCTAAAGACGTTGGAGCCAACGCGTACAATGGTCAGCGGTGAATGGATTGATGAGCACGAGCCGGTGCAACCACGACCATTTGCCACGAACTTGATGAATGTGTCTTTGACTGAAGCCGATTTGGCATTGCCACTTAAGACGGGCCGTGCACACGTTATTGACGTGAAGCCTTTCCACATCGATACAGAACATAGCGTGGTTGATGTGCCAATGAATGGTGACCATGAATTTTTGCCGAATGCTGAATTTGCAAAAATTACGGTGGCAGAACGTTACCATGATTTGGGTAATGGGGTTGGCATTATCCGTGGTTTGGGTATTCGCGAAGGTGCCGTTGGGACAACATTCTCAAATGATTCACACAACGTGGTAATTGCTGGGGCCAGTGATGAAGCGATAGTGCAGGCAGCTGATGCCTTGCGTGAAATTGGTGGAGGTATGGTCGTTGTTAACGGTCAAGGTGATGTAACGGCGTTGCCACTTGAGATTGGTGGTTTGATGACCACAGCATCGGTTGAAACAACAGTTGCTAAGACCCGTGAACTACATGCTAAGATTTCACAACTATGCAACGTCGACTTTGACGTTTTCCAAACGTTGTCGTTCATGGCATTGCCAGTTATTCCAAGTTTGAAGATTACGGATCAAGGATTGTTTGATTTTGACACATGGTCATTCATCGGTATTGATGCTGAATAA
- the ruvA gene encoding Holliday junction branch migration protein RuvA has protein sequence MYEYLNGVITDIAPNYIVVEVGGVGYRVLVANPYAFPLNELERVYVEQIIRENEQSLYGFITADEKLLFQKLLNVSGIGPKSALAILANADHSGLVSAIANNDVNFLIKFPGIGKKTAQQIILDLQNKLGDLPFNNDADLGLILPTQPANDDNPELTDALLALEALGYAKKDVNKVEKALAKEAPMDTAAYVSAGLKLLQ, from the coding sequence ATGTACGAGTATTTGAATGGTGTTATTACTGATATTGCACCAAATTACATCGTTGTGGAAGTTGGTGGCGTTGGCTATCGCGTCTTAGTTGCCAATCCATACGCTTTTCCATTGAATGAATTAGAACGCGTTTATGTTGAACAAATTATTCGTGAGAACGAGCAATCCTTGTATGGCTTTATTACAGCTGATGAAAAATTGCTGTTCCAAAAGCTACTAAACGTGTCTGGTATCGGACCAAAGTCAGCTTTGGCCATTTTGGCGAATGCTGATCACAGTGGGCTGGTGAGTGCAATTGCCAATAACGATGTGAACTTCTTGATTAAGTTCCCAGGTATTGGTAAGAAGACGGCCCAACAAATTATTCTGGATTTGCAAAACAAGCTTGGTGATTTGCCATTTAATAATGACGCTGATCTTGGTTTGATTTTGCCAACGCAACCAGCTAATGATGACAACCCAGAGTTGACGGATGCTTTGTTGGCACTTGAAGCACTTGGTTATGCGAAGAAAGATGTTAATAAGGTTGAAAAGGCACTGGCTAAGGAAGCGCCAATGGATACGGCTGCGTATGTCAGTGCTGGTTTGAAGTTACTACAATAA
- the ruvB gene encoding Holliday junction branch migration DNA helicase RuvB codes for MADDILRDTAADFGEELIEKSLRPSTLSQYIGQEPLKARLQVYIQAARQREEPLDHVLLYGPPGLGKTTLAMVIANEMGVGLRTTSGPAIEKSGDLLALLNELQPGDVLFIDEIHRMPKTVEEMLYSAMEDFYVDIIAGEGPTARPIHFPLPPFTLIGATTRAGMLSQPLRDRFGIVEHMAYYTTSELAEIIQRSADIFNTTIKESGAIELARRSRGTPRVANRLLRRVRDFAMVKQRDDIDDATVNFSLDLLKVDSAGLDEVDHKILRTMIEYYQGGPVGVNTIAANIGEEVDTIESMYEPYLLQIGFLQRTPRGRVVTQAAYEHLGLPFVEKKG; via the coding sequence ATGGCTGACGATATTTTACGTGACACGGCGGCTGATTTCGGTGAGGAATTGATTGAAAAGTCGCTTCGCCCATCAACGTTAAGTCAATATATTGGTCAAGAACCATTGAAAGCCCGTTTGCAAGTTTATATTCAAGCGGCGCGCCAACGTGAAGAGCCACTTGACCACGTTTTGCTATATGGGCCACCCGGACTAGGTAAGACGACGTTGGCGATGGTAATTGCGAATGAAATGGGCGTGGGTTTGCGTACCACGTCAGGACCGGCGATTGAAAAGTCGGGTGATTTGTTGGCCTTGCTAAACGAATTACAACCGGGCGATGTGTTGTTTATTGATGAAATTCACCGTATGCCTAAGACGGTTGAGGAAATGCTTTATTCAGCGATGGAAGATTTCTACGTCGACATTATTGCTGGTGAAGGACCAACTGCCCGACCAATTCACTTCCCATTGCCACCATTCACATTGATTGGTGCAACAACGCGTGCCGGTATGTTGTCACAACCGTTGCGTGATCGCTTTGGTATTGTGGAACACATGGCGTATTACACAACAAGTGAGTTAGCAGAGATTATTCAACGATCAGCTGATATCTTTAATACGACGATTAAAGAGTCAGGTGCGATTGAATTAGCACGTCGATCACGTGGTACGCCACGTGTCGCAAATCGTTTGCTGCGTCGTGTGCGTGACTTCGCAATGGTGAAGCAACGTGATGACATCGATGACGCAACGGTTAACTTCTCGTTGGATTTGTTGAAGGTTGATAGTGCCGGACTAGATGAAGTTGACCACAAGATTTTGCGCACAATGATTGAGTACTACCAAGGTGGCCCGGTGGGTGTGAATACCATTGCAGCTAATATTGGTGAAGAAGTTGATACGATTGAATCAATGTATGAGCCATACTTGCTACAAATTGGTTTCTTGCAACGTACACCGCGCGGACGTGTGGTGACGCAAGCAGCGTATGAACACTTAGGACTACCGTTTGTTGAGAAGAAGGGTTAA
- a CDS encoding IMP dehydrogenase, which produces MMETEVAGLSLDQVLLVPSESNVLPNAVSLATNLSGDVQEALPVIGAPAMTDLGMAQAFAANGALAVLPAGGTQLQDVQAMVADDEAALVGVEVLNEVDAFETAVMLHAAGAKLIDIVLDDNLDQAIDTLRLLAQEVPPLTIMAGPVADAETARRLFETGIDLVKVAPLPGQPVYTVTTTMAVAEVASEFDAGVVLGAGIRYSGDIVKALAAGAVAVMVDTDIIGDTPADDLFQIAGGLRSGMGYTGSATIDDLRLNAQFVQITAAGLAESHPHDVELTKSAPNYAKQ; this is translated from the coding sequence ATGATGGAAACAGAAGTAGCTGGATTGAGTTTGGATCAAGTGTTGTTGGTACCAAGCGAATCAAATGTTTTGCCAAACGCCGTGTCATTAGCGACGAATTTGTCAGGTGATGTGCAAGAGGCTTTGCCGGTGATTGGGGCGCCAGCAATGACTGATTTGGGGATGGCACAAGCATTCGCTGCAAACGGTGCACTGGCAGTCTTGCCAGCTGGGGGAACGCAATTACAAGATGTACAAGCGATGGTCGCTGATGATGAAGCGGCACTTGTTGGGGTCGAAGTTTTAAATGAAGTTGATGCGTTTGAGACGGCCGTTATGCTCCACGCAGCGGGCGCAAAGCTAATTGATATCGTATTGGATGACAATCTTGACCAAGCAATCGACACATTGCGTTTGTTGGCGCAAGAAGTACCGCCATTGACAATTATGGCTGGACCAGTTGCTGATGCCGAGACAGCGCGTCGTTTGTTCGAAACGGGCATTGATTTGGTTAAGGTAGCCCCTTTGCCAGGCCAACCGGTTTATACGGTAACAACAACGATGGCGGTTGCTGAAGTTGCGAGCGAATTTGATGCCGGCGTTGTTTTGGGCGCTGGTATTCGCTACTCAGGTGACATCGTCAAGGCTTTGGCTGCTGGTGCAGTGGCCGTCATGGTCGATACTGATATTATCGGTGACACACCAGCAGATGATTTGTTCCAGATTGCTGGCGGTCTCCGTTCAGGCATGGGTTACACTGGTTCAGCAACGATTGATGATTTGCGTCTTAACGCGCAATTTGTCCAAATTACAGCGGCTGGTTTGGCTGAAAGTCACCCACATGATGTGGAATTGACAAAGTCAGCACCAAATTACGCTAAGCAATAA
- a CDS encoding IMP dehydrogenase, whose amino-acid sequence MSHFSATNKFVPMGLTFDDVQLVNNTTNGLSQSDISLATTLTPTLHLNIPMLSAAMDTVTEARLATQLALLGGMGVVHKNMLIADQAAEVAKVKAATIDAARYPQAAVDYNGRLLVAGAVGVTSDTVTRVGALVDAGVDAIVLDSAHGHSEGVLRKVSEVRAAFPELNIIAGNIATKAGAAALYDAGADVVKVGIGPGSICTTRVVAGVGVPQISAIADAAEVAKQYGKAIIADGGIKDAGDVVKALASGGNAVMLGSMLAGTLEAPGEVFTDEQTGHQYKSYRGMGSIAAMENGSKDRYFQCEVNEANKMVPEGIEARTAYKGALTDVLNNVLVGVRRGMVNAGATTIDEMVNQGHLANMKEAVDYTRLPQVPRIVVAQA is encoded by the coding sequence ATGTCACACTTTTCAGCCACAAATAAGTTCGTTCCGATGGGATTGACGTTTGATGACGTTCAATTGGTAAACAACACCACTAACGGATTATCACAAAGCGATATTTCTTTGGCAACGACACTAACACCAACTTTGCACCTCAACATTCCAATGTTGTCAGCTGCAATGGATACGGTAACCGAAGCCCGTTTGGCAACGCAATTGGCTTTGCTTGGTGGTATGGGTGTGGTTCACAAGAACATGTTGATCGCCGACCAAGCAGCAGAAGTTGCTAAGGTTAAGGCCGCAACGATTGATGCAGCCCGCTACCCACAAGCAGCAGTTGATTATAACGGTCGCTTGTTGGTCGCTGGTGCGGTCGGTGTGACATCAGATACAGTAACGCGTGTTGGTGCTTTGGTTGATGCCGGGGTTGATGCTATCGTGCTTGATTCGGCTCACGGTCACTCAGAAGGCGTATTGCGTAAGGTTAGTGAAGTACGTGCTGCCTTCCCAGAGTTGAACATCATTGCTGGAAATATTGCGACGAAGGCTGGCGCTGCTGCTTTGTACGATGCGGGTGCCGACGTGGTTAAGGTTGGTATCGGACCTGGTTCAATTTGCACGACGCGTGTTGTGGCTGGTGTGGGTGTTCCACAAATTTCAGCCATTGCCGATGCAGCTGAAGTTGCTAAGCAATATGGCAAGGCAATTATTGCTGACGGTGGTATCAAGGATGCTGGTGATGTCGTTAAGGCTTTGGCGTCTGGTGGTAACGCGGTAATGCTTGGTTCAATGCTTGCCGGTACATTGGAAGCGCCTGGGGAAGTCTTTACTGATGAACAAACGGGTCACCAATACAAGTCATACCGAGGCATGGGTTCAATTGCTGCGATGGAAAACGGTTCAAAGGATCGTTACTTCCAATGTGAAGTTAATGAAGCCAACAAGATGGTGCCAGAGGGAATCGAAGCACGTACAGCGTACAAGGGTGCGTTGACGGATGTCTTGAACAACGTGTTGGTTGGCGTTCGACGTGGCATGGTAAATGCTGGTGCAACAACGATTGATGAAATGGTCAACCAAGGACACTTGGCTAATATGAAGGAAGCGGTTGATTACACGCGCTTGCCACAAGTACCACGCATCGTTGTCGCACAAGCCTAG